tttggctccaataatgattatttctattttagttggtagtccatgggagatggccttcccataattcagatctttttgtataatgggtcctatacctcAATTacccataaaaaatattattattttttgtaaataaatattctaCTGACAGGCCTCCTCTGATGCTTCCTTGCACAATGATATAGATTGAATGTTTGGTTAAGTGCCCTGGTCTGACGCACCTATGTGCTGTGCTGCTCCTTTAAAAGAGTGGTTCACTGTTAAGTTAACGTTTAATACGTTATAGAacggccaaatctaagcaacttttcaattggtcttcatttttttatttggtttttttcccttcttcttcttctaacccTTCTTAGGTTTCCAATGGACacacatttaaaatacaaatgatctgtaaggctacaaatgtattgttgttgccactttgtattattatttctatttagactccctttcaaatcaatgcatggttgttagggtaatttgatccctagtaaccagattgctggaagagctgctgaataaaaagctaagtaactcaaacatcacaaataataaaaaaataaaaccaattgctaattgccTCAGAATTTCATGGTctataatatcatacaaaaagttaatctaaaggtgaaaaacccttttaaGATGGAAAATAATTAACTGTGccttatctagtataggtcaatctaaaaacaactggacttgctgagtaatcaatgaagacgtttcactactcatccgagcagcttcttcagttcaactgactggtgtgggaaattctcgtcatataaactcttccactaatccatttacaatggcacattgtaactcttcaaagaggtgacatctgaagaaactcacagaggtgttgattctgtgtagttactgtgataggattatccaatgtgtcatgcaactcctagatacaggtgttacttgtgagagttgtatgaatggatgtgtgaagtgttctgaatatgccggggtacagatgttagaacagcattgtatgtagcagacaggtggtgtcgaaggcccccacctctgttcagggatggtttctccaccttgacatgaattgcctctttcacgcctcgttcaaaccagcggtcttctttatccaagatttggaccttgctgtcttcaaaagagtgtcccttgtcttttaagtctagaaagacagctgagttttgccctgtagagttctccctcctgtgctgagccattcgcttggagagcagttgttttgtctccccaatgtatagatctgtgcattcctcgctacactggactccttataccacattgctttgtttttcctttggtgttggatcctttgggtgtaccagtttttgtctcagtgtgttgctaggtttgaaaaacacagggacatggtgtttgttgaaaatcctcctgagtttctctgacactccagctacatatgggatgactatatttcgcctactatgtgtctccgggcggttatttctattggtgttcctgttgggcttggttgctgctgttttgacaaaggcccagtctgggtagccacacgctttcaaagctcctctgagatgtttttgctctttgtctttggactctgtatcagttgccacacattccgcccggtggtgcagggttcgaatgacacccagtttgtgttccagtggatggtgggaatcaaacaacagatattgatccgtatgagtgggtttcctgtatacttccgtcttcaagttacccccctcttggatacagatcaaacagtccaaaaaagcaagtttgttctcgtggacatcttcccttgtgaacttgatgttattgtccactgagttaatgtgttctgtaaaggccgccacttcattggatctgattttaacccaagtatcatccacatacctgaaccagtgagtcggtgtagttccctggaatgtaagtaaggccctcctttccacttcctccatgtacaagtttgctacaatgggagagactggagaacccattgcacagccatgtttctgtctataaaaaaggttcttgtacttgaagtatgtggtgttaaggcacaaatctagcaacacacaaacttggttgggactgagcttcgttctgctgctgagggtgttatcatgttgcagtcgacttcttacagtctcaattgcctctgtagtaggtatacatgtgaacaatgaagtgacatcatatgacaccattgtttcttctgcctctagtgtaacaccgtgaatcttggttacaaactctttggcattctggatatgatgcactgtattgcctaccaacagggctaagatgttagccaagaattttgcaatgctgtatgtcactgaatttatgctgctgacaatgggtcttagtggggctccttctttgtgtatcttggggagtccgtataagcatggtgtggcttcccTGGGATACAGACAGTGGTATAAAAttcgatcaatggctttctccttttcaagttgttgtaggcaacctatcacctttttcttgtaaccactggttgggtctttccctaagggttcatatgtattgctatcactgagcagagtggttatcttgcagtcatagtcagttgtgttgagcacaactgtgcatcgccctttatctgctggcaggatagtgatgttcgggtccttactcagagagctgagtgctctcctctcttctgtagtaaagttagagggaggtgttctggcacttgacaaagcagctgacacttttagccggagttgttctgcttcttcatttttcaagttattatttttgatagcagactctgtggctgtgatgagttcaactactggtatgtgttgtggtgtcactgcttagtttaaccccttggctaacACATCCTTTTCAGGCTGGGTTAGTACCCTATCTGATAGGTTCCTAACCCAAGTGTCTTTGGTgttctttggtgtctcatctttctgcctccaggttagttcttcagtccttttccaactgctgcttcgtgacagtaatgtggtgaatttgcttatttgtcgcTCCTTACTCTTAATGTGTTGGGCAATCTGTGCATGTTCAACGAACACAAACACCCTTTCCAGAGTTCCATCAGGCAGTTCTTTTGCCAGACTCCATTTTAGATGTTCGACTTTCTGCTTAAGGGCATCAATGGtaaagttgatctgtctgactcgttcatttagtagatgtttttgggctttttgtaaaatcttgttggctcTGTGACTTTTTTCTGTGGAACCCAGGCGCAGGCTACAAGGGGTGAGACCCTGATGTCGGCATCTGAGATTAAAGCGTAGATGGTTTCGATAGTCTGCCacttttcttgctgttctttcatattcccgaaccagttttagagtattctctccaaaatgaatggcaatatgactatgaagattttcattcatccaggtcatggtatatctagtataggtcaatctaaaaacaactggactgtctgctacatacaatgctattctaacatctgtaccccggcatattcagaacacttcacacatccattcatgcaactctcacaagtaacacctgtatctaggagttgcatgacacattggataatcctatcacagtaactacacagaatcaacacctctgtgagtttcttcagatgtcacctctttgaagagttacaatgtgccattgtaaatggattagtggaagagtttatatgccgagaatttcccacaccagtcagttgaactgaagaagctgctcggatgagtagtgaaacgtcttcattgattactcagcaagtccagttgtttttagattgacctatactagatataccatgacctggatgaatgaaaatcttcatagtcataactGTGCCTTATTTGATTTATCAATACAGCCatgcgaaatatgctggcactatataaataaatattaataataatgtgtgcTTCATTACAGAACATGTTTTTAGTCAAATAACATCACAGCAGATTATTATAGGAAGGCTAATGGCAGGGTTGCATAATATCAAGGGAATCAACCAGTTTATGGAAGCAGAAACCTGCATTAATAAACCTGTTCCCTTATATTATTagaataatttgtgaaaaaaatagaagctTGAATTTTAGCAAATATGCCCCACAATGTacaatgaataggagagagcctaaTAACAATCTATTTGTGGTCACCAAAGATACAAATGTAGTGACAAAACAGTATTTTGAGTTCCAGGTTGCAAAAACAGCAGTCTTttaattaatatgtttaaattCATAGAAGGCATTTATCATTTTGACCCAGTGAGAAATAATAACTAGTTTTAGGCAGATGCAAGTGGCTGCTGCTTATCTCTCTGTACTGCAAAAGATCCTTAAgctattaaaaatgaattataaggTTAACAAACCATTTAAATTCCAACACAAAtggcacatttacagcatttgtCAATATGCAATCTTTTCATCAGAAAAATAATGTCCCAatagtattcatattttttctagGAAGCTGCAATAAATCATACATAAGTCACTATAAGCTAAAGTTGGCAGGTCATCAGAAAAATGCAGGTACTCTTTAAATAAATGCAGGTTGTTTGGCTGCACTAATTGCATTTGAATCATGAGCGAAGAGACAGCTGAAATAAGTAAGAACATAGGTAGAGAGGGAATAATGCATGCTGCCAACATGAACAGTCGTTTTCTCCTCTGTTAAAGAAATAACAATGCATCAGGCCAAATGGGAATGATCTGATCGTTATGTACAAATAAAGTCCACCCTCATCCAAAAGGAATTTCTAACGTGTTCAgcagatatctggctgatttttggccaggtaTTGCTCAGCAGGCCTTTAGAGAGGCCCCATACTCCAATTAGCTAATTTATCAACCTTTGGAATAGAAGAAAAGACAAGACATTTCACATAACATCAATGTAGGTGTCTCAAATAGTTgtacaattcatgtttttttacatagGAGAGAAAGTCTGGCTTCACACCTTTGTTAACCCACAAACAGTAGGATAAATTGTTAATTTACAATctgttacaaaatataaataatctcaTCCATCCATCTATGCAATCTATGTACAGACAGATCTAGCAATATATCAGTATTTGCTGATGTATTCTTGCTATGCAATGTACAAGTTAGTGGGGTCCAGCCATTCTGTTCGACCTGTGCTGTGTTGCCCCCCAGACTTTAAACATAAGTATCTGAATGCTCCCATAATGCCCAGCAGCTGAAAGTATCAATCTGTAGTAGCCAGTAATTCTGAAATGATTTACCAAGAATACTTCACTGCTTTGTGTCCATCAGTGATATGGATGGACCCTCAGCAAAGGGCATATTTTCATCCAGATTAGGTGAaagaatacaatatatatatatatatatatatatatatatatatatatatatatatatatatatatatataaatttgctaCTTCAGCATTCAGCGATAAGCCAGTTCATTCATTTATAGCAGTGCCGTGCAAAGCCAAAAATAAAGGAGTCAGTTATACTTCTCCACTTAATACATTTGTGGGCACCCTTCTGTCCATGGAAATATCAGTGGCGGATACACACACGGAAGACATGCCAAGCTGCACAGAGTGGAGCATATCGAAGGCTGATATCAGTGCCACATGAGGATTGCTTTCTTGCAGATATTGGGACTTTATATCTTCCAGGAGTCTATAGAGAGCAAGCTGGGAGACTGGCTAGGCTTCCTGATGGTTGAAAAGCCAGGGAAAAGAGataaaaggctaaaaaaaaccccactatgTACAATTAATCAGTCTGTGGTCCCAGAAGCCTTACAAATCTGCCTTCATCATAATAAGGATGCCCTTGCAAAAGTAGTCATGAGGAATGCATATATTAACAGTGCAGTATGTACATACATATGATCACAATTAAAacacatacaaacatatatatatatatatatatatatatatatatatatatctatatatatctatatatatatctatatatatatatatatatatatacacacacatccaaaaataaaatttctcATACAGCATAGCTCACTGCAATATACAGATAAATGTCTGTGCATACGCCTGAGTGCAAACCATAGCTCAACACCCAAAcaacaatcacacacacaaacacactggcAGGCATGTACACAAGGCATACACACAACTGAGTGCATGTGTGTGGTAGGTTACGGAAAGATTTCTTGGACAGCAGCAAACAGAACatcagttcaaaaaaaaaaaaacaattccgaTTAACCCACAACTCTGCGGTCTGTGTCATCCAGTCCTGAGCTTCAGATGCCCGGATATGAGcgctaaaataaaaatgtgctccTTGTTAGACACGTTCTCCAGGGTCCCCATTTCCTGCTGAACAAACAGGCAGTATCAGCAGACATGTATGCAGAATTCATAAATGCAATTCAGTGGCTCAGATTTGTTAGCTGGGCTGCTCCATTCTTACAGGAACACTTTTGTTCTCCCATGATACCAAAGAAAACTTAAGAACCACTATTAAACCCACTGCACTtatggcgtaactatagaggaagcagacccacagTCGTACCTGGaaacaggggggcctggactgtggggtctgattcttctatagctaataagaaaaccacCTCCTCCCCAACCACTCAAGTCGGGGTGGGATGTGGGCTTAGCCTAATTATGATGTATAGAGAAAAAACTTTTGctgattttttattctaattctaCCCAAAGCTTTCAGATCATGTGTATGATCATGATActaactaaaaaatgttttattaaaggctattgtgatactaaaatgtacAATTAGTATAGCAATTGGTACATATAGTCTATATGTGTTAGGGTATGGATAGGTATGTATAGACATGTGTATAAAAATACACTGCAGTTCATTTGCAGCGTTGAACTTGATGAAGTTTTtgcaacccaacttaactatgtaggTTAAATGTTCTATATCTTACCTCCTACAGATTTCAAGTCAGAATCAGCCACTTGAGTTATGGAGAAGCGGGAGAGCGAGGTCGGAGACACGCTAAATCTAGAAAACTGAACAGGCAGTGCTGGCTTCTGGATGGGAACAGGGGCAGGGAGGCTGTTGTTCTCTGACTTTACAATAGCTGGTGACAGGGAAGTTACAAACGAGGCTCTCAATTTTGTGAGATGAAAGTCGTCTTGCCACTCAAACCCAACACATTCTGGAAAAAAAGGGAGTTTCTGAGTGTCAAAAATTCTCCTTAAAGTACGTGATACATGTGATCTGAATACTGAAACCTTAAAATTAAATTCAGTTGCAAATTATTTCACAATAATCAACATAGaactaaaaataaagaacaaaacgGCAAGCCAATATATTTGAATGTATTCGTATATCTTGCCCTACATTTGTCCGTGAGGTTGACAAATTCATGGCACCCAGACCAACAATAGCTTCATACTAAGTGTCCTATGTGTTGGGAGAGGAGCAGATCGACAGACCAAAGTGGTCCATGCCCAACAGGGTTTTCAAACCTGCACTATTAGAAATGAAACAGtactctgtacttgatccaaaccaagatatgattaatccctattggaagcaataccagtttattgggtttatttaatgtttacatgatttcctagtacggaaagatccattaaccggaaaaccaggtcccaagcattctggataataggtcccatacctgttctaaaatctacaattagtatagatattggtatgtgcaGTTTGTGTGAGTGTATGGAAGGTCAgtttgactgtgtgtgtgtgtgtatgtatggaggatgctgggtttcatgtgGAGGGCTTGAACTTTGATCTTTTCTCAaagatctgccccttaatgtgtcctGAGAATCTCCCCACCCCAAATAAATCATTATAATTAATTTACAAAAGGgaaaaacgtaaaatcagggtatgtacaatagaggttatatatatatatatatatatatatatatatatatatatatatatatatatatatatatatatatagatagatatatatagtatacgTTCAGTGTacgcactcttaccggatcaAGAATACGAagatgggtgcgttggtcaaatcATATCATACAGTTtagcaaatggacccgcactccttttAACGTGAAAtagttgtgttttatttacaatgcatatccaacgttttggcccacattagggccttggTAAATAAAACACAACTATTTCACATTaaaaggagtgcgggtccatttgctatactatgtataaattatatatatatctatatatatatatatatatagatatatatatatatatatatatatatatatatatatatatatatatatatatatatatacagtcatatgaaaatgtttgtgaacccctctcagcctgcataatattttactctttcaacaaaaaagataatggTATAGGATCTTATAtggtcactcttcagaggagagtcaaacagaagcacaacttgcaattggccatcttatatacattttctcatgattggacacacctgcctatgaagttctaGGCTTAACGAGcgaatccaaccaatttggtgttgccagtaatcagtattgaacagttacatgcattcaaattagcaaaattacaacgGTACCCAAATtcttgcacagccagtttttcacatttgatttaatttcatacaaccgTATACTGCTTCGCTAAAAATCTTTgctcagaaaacaccccagtactcagatggtCCTGGGAAatgacataccactgttatattttttgttgaaagtggagtaaattattatgcaggctgagaggggttcccaaactttttcatatgactgtgtgtatatatatatatatatatatatatatatatatatatatatatatatatatatactgtatatatatactgtatatatatactatatatggcCCATCTGATTACTTAAGATCTGTCCTAAGCACAAATGTATTCCTTTAGACCCACTTCTAACCTGCCATGACCCACccttgcttatatatatatttagtttttttgcatttttttttctcactcactTTCTTCTAGAAGGGGTCTGTCCCCAGGCTCCATACATGCtctctgttccacttcctgctgcacagTGCTTTGTCCATTACTTGGAGGCATTTCTGGGAAATCCTGGTCTGCTAGCTCACGTGTTGGGCtttcctgaaaaaaacataaaattataaCAATGTTTTGTGTTATAAAGACAACAACAATGTTCCAACTTCTAGTAGAAAGAAAGCCTTCTCAGAACAGTAGAAAAAAGAAGTGTATAAGTGAATACTGTTTTATCAGCAAAGAGAGAACCACTTTGGTTTTGTAATAAGGTGTTTTACAGGCAGCCAGCCACATACTTGTGGTCACATGGTATACTAGTTAGTTAtacacaatcttttttttacacgTCATGTTACCCAAACATTTTGGGTTCAAAGCTTACATTTAGGGATTACAAATTCAGGGGGTATGGTGTAATAAGACCccttctagtaacccatagcaatgtaTAAGAGGTATTAGCATAATGATGGCATCTAATATGTTGCCATGAGTTGCAGTGAAATGGTACATAATTATCTGCAATACTGTGTTGGTCTATTAGTAGTTGAGGGGCATCCAAATATGTGTTAAAAATTAAGTCTTTGCTTATCCCTACTTATTGTACGTTAACATACCTGATCAAACAAATaaacagtgacatcatcataaaAGGAAACCACTTTCTTCTTCCTGTCAAACTCAGTGAAATCTGGTTCAGGTAAGAAGCTGGGTATCTTCAGAAGACTTCTAAGTTGTCCAGAGCTGCCATTGTCTGTTATGACGATGGGAACTATACCATGTTCTTCCTCACTCTCCTCGCTGTGCTCTTGTATGTTATAGCAGCGGAGTTCTTCATCAGAGTCATCACTATCTTCACTTTCTTCATCATCCTCTTCATCCAGAGAAGCACCCCCTTTACCATCTTTACGAGGAAAGGGAGGGGAAAGGCATTTTGCAACGTGGCGAGTGCTCAGCGAGTCCTTGCTGCAAGAAATCACACTTTCGTCCATTTGAAGGCCAGTGGTGAGGGTGATACTACCCAGATTCCCTTGCTTAATAGTGCATTCTTTTGGCAGGCACAACTGAACTGGTGACAGTGTGAAGGTCCTGTGTGAAGATGACTCTACAATTGAAGGCAAAGGAGAACGTTTTTCAATAGAGTGTTCTTTCTGACATTCAAGACCTAGCCCTTCATCCACAGATTCTTGCCCCACCATGAGCTGGGGCTGAACTAACACACAATCTTGTGGCACAAGTAGAGTAGGTAGTGATGAACTGTTATCTGGGAGTTCCTGGTCCTGACATGTTACAGAACTCTTTGTATCAGTTTTTTTGTCATCAGAGTATGTATCTAAATTGGAGTTGTGAACCTCCAAAGAATCTTTTTCCTTGGTCACACCCTCCACTTCTTGATCACCAtcaacttcttcttcttcccGGGTAAAAGAGTCATAATCAGAGAAGTATGCAGAGTCTCTGTATGGATTTTTGGCATCCAAGCCTTGTAGATCACTGCTTACTGATCTAGATATTGTCATTTCTTCTGACCCAAGGTCAGTTTCGTGGGCTTGATTTATCTGGTAATAGGCATCAGTGTCTCTGCTATCTGTAGGTTCTTTCAGTACAAATTCTGGTGACTCATAGTTTTCAGTATCATAGCCACTATCCAGAGCTTTGTGCTGCCCACAGGTGTAGGCTCCAAGGTTGAAGGCCTCACAGGAACTGCCAGTCGATGGCATATCCAGAGAATCCAAAGAATCGGGAGTGCCAACCTGCTTCTGAAGAGATCTAAAGGGTTGAACAATATCACCCCTTTCACTGGAGAGATCTGTGAAGACCCCTGAGGTAATCTCCATTGTGTCTTCATCATCACTCTCATTCTGATATAAATCTGTAGGGAATGATTCCTCAGGGCTTTCCCTTTCTTTGATTGGTGAAATACCTTGACCACTGAATTCATCTGTTAACACAGGTGAACAGATCTCTTGATAGACAGAAAATGATTCCCCCTCTTTGAAAATATCAAAAGAATGCATGGCTTCAGGTTGTGCATGGGCAGTACAGTACCCTATTATACTAGCACCACGTGGATCAGTTTTATGCTCAGAGTCTCTTTCAGCATTAGTTGGACACTCCATAGGAGAAAGAAGGGGTTCTGTATAATCTGTGTGGGTTATTTTTAAATCAATCATTTTTTCTTCTGAAGGAGTTAAAGATATGTTCAGGGTTTTTTCCAACCAGTCTCTGCATTCTTCACCATCAGCCACAGTTTTATTGTGGCATTCTAACTCTGCTAAACTACCTGCAGGTTCTCCTTCTCCTGGTTCCATATTCTGCCATGATTCAGGACCATAGGGTTCTTTATCCACTTTTTGGGAATCACTAGAACGGCGATTGCACCAGGATGCAGAACTAAAGTCAAGGGGAGCAGTGGAGATATTATTGTTTGAGGAGATGTTTGAAGCCCAGTGGGGGGAAAATGCCACTAAGTTAGAGGTCACAGTAGGTAGATCTTCCTTAAATTCATTATACTGTTGGGTTTCTCCTTCATGTTCAAGTTTTAGTGTTGCAGAATCTAGCTGTGTTTTACAAACATTAGATATTTTATCTTCAGATTCTAAATTCTTAAACACTGCTGAGCCTAGACTAGCCTGACAAAGCTGCTTCAAAGTTGGAGAGGCTCCAAGGGGGTCCACAAACACAACTGAGCAAAATTCTTCTTCTTTAGAGGGTTCACACAGAATTTTCTCTTCTGCTGTATCAGCCCCTTTAGAACATTCATAGTCCTGCTCTAGAACCTGTCTGTGCAGCTCCTTGTCCTGTTTATCACTGCAGATTGTTTCAACCATCAAAGGCTCCATAGATAAAGAAATAGAAGTGCTATTGTTACTTAGATTCGCCCTCTCAGTATACTTATTTTCTTGTGTAGGGTGTTCTCCATATTGTGGGCTGCAGTTTCGGTGAATATTGCTGTTTAAAGGTTCttcaatacaaatataataatctCCTGCAACTGATGGACTGTGAGCACTAAAAACTGGCACTACTTCATGTGGATAAGGACCAGAATTACCCTCCTTATTTTCATAACACGATGGAGATACACCTTGGCTAAGTCTTTTCTCAGTGCTTGAAGTGATGTACATATCTTGATATGGTGGACAACCTGGATTTAGAGGGTACTGTTCATGTTTTCCACGCTCCCATTTATATTCAAAGTTTAGTCCCTGGCTAGTCTGAGTAACAGTGAGCACATCATCTCCATCAGTGTGAAATCCATCAGAGGAGAAGTGCTCAAGCAGTGGGTATGAAGAAAGTTCAGCCTCATGATGACTACAACTGCCTGACCCACCAGTGGGCTTCATAGAATTCCACCGTTTCTCAAACTCCTCCTCCAGCTCGCTGGCTCCCTTCACAGTCAGATAAGAAAGTAGAAGATGTACCTCTTCTGCAGTTGGTCTCTGCTCAGGCTGCAGCCAGCAAAACTGCATTACCTCAAACCTAGAATAAAACAGATTATTAGATTACTTGTATTACATTTGTCCTGTTTCATAAAGGATTGATGAGGCTATACTTAGTTATCTCAAACTTTATCAACACACAGCATAACATTCTTAGAATATATGAATAGTTTGTAATATACTGCGTACAGCAGAAGCTTCCAAATTGTAGTGATAGCCCTCAGGGGGCCCAGCCTTGAATCAAATTAAGATAAAATCTGGGATGAGTGTTTAGTCCCTTTGCATTAAGATACAAATTGTGACTGTTACAataatgatatatactgtatctgcaacTTTATCAGTTACGTACAGATTACCATTACTAGCTACATCTAACTCACCCTTTGTTTTTCAAATGCTTCATCCCTAATTACACTTATTAAATGTGTTCCCTGGATCTGCTGTACATTTCTAAATAGAGTGATCAGGCACCATTCATCCTGAACCAGAAGTAAGCAACTCAACAGCTTTAGAGTGGAGAAGCTTTGTGTCATTCATGCTTGAAGGGTAAATTCATACTACTGTATATTTCCCTCTAGGTGGCAGGACTCCATTTCAGAGCACAACTCACAATATTCTGTCCTGGATACAGTgttttccagtgtcggactgggccagcgggacactgggaaaaaaccctggtGGGCCTCCGCCGGCCTAGACCTGTTCCCCCGCTGACCTAAAAAGAAACAATCCTGCGTGCAGTGGGATCACTTGCGTGCCGGGTCTGTGCTCTTGCGAGTAGCGCGTCGCATGCACCAGGCCAGGGAGTTGGAGATCTGGAGGGGCCCCCCAGAGACTGCCAGGAAGGCCC
The Xenopus laevis strain J_2021 chromosome 9_10S, Xenopus_laevis_v10.1, whole genome shotgun sequence DNA segment above includes these coding regions:
- the aatk.S gene encoding serine/threonine-protein kinase LMTK1 isoform X1, whose protein sequence is MAVLLALIMSSLFNLSFAFSSHFDSDGTQLSELSWPSSLAVVAVSFSGIITFIFLMLACLCCKKGDIGFKELDNVEGEDNNTELSIQSSPAAQNGPEVYVLPLTEISVPMSKQPGRSVQLLKSTDLGRQSLLYLKEIGFGWFGKVLLGEVNSGLSSTQVVVKELKVSASVQEQMLFLEEIQPYRVLQHANVLQCLAQCAEITPYLLVMEFCPLGDLKGYLQSCAASESTAPDPLTLQRMGCEVCCGLLHLHKHNYTHSDLALRNCLLAADLSVKIGDYGLAHSKYRDDYLVTSDQLWVPLRWIAPELIDEVHGNLLVVDQTKASNIWSLGVTLWELFEFGKQPYPEYSDRQVLCYVIKEQQLKLPRPQLKHLHSDRWFEVMQFCWLQPEQRPTAEEVHLLLSYLTVKGASELEEEFEKRWNSMKPTGGSGSCSHHEAELSSYPLLEHFSSDGFHTDGDDVLTVTQTSQGLNFEYKWERGKHEQYPLNPGCPPYQDMYITSSTEKRLSQGVSPSCYENKEGNSGPYPHEVVPVFSAHSPSVAGDYYICIEEPLNSNIHRNCSPQYGEHPTQENKYTERANLSNNSTSISLSMEPLMVETICSDKQDKELHRQVLEQDYECSKGADTAEEKILCEPSKEEEFCSVVFVDPLGASPTLKQLCQASLGSAVFKNLESEDKISNVCKTQLDSATLKLEHEGETQQYNEFKEDLPTVTSNLVAFSPHWASNISSNNNISTAPLDFSSASWCNRRSSDSQKVDKEPYGPESWQNMEPGEGEPAGSLAELECHNKTVADGEECRDWLEKTLNISLTPSEEKMIDLKITHTDYTEPLLSPMECPTNAERDSEHKTDPRGASIIGYCTAHAQPEAMHSFDIFKEGESFSVYQEICSPVLTDEFSGQGISPIKERESPEESFPTDLYQNESDDEDTMEITSGVFTDLSSERGDIVQPFRSLQKQVGTPDSLDSLDMPSTGSSCEAFNLGAYTCGQHKALDSGYDTENYESPEFVLKEPTDSRDTDAYYQINQAHETDLGSEEMTISRSVSSDLQGLDAKNPYRDSAYFSDYDSFTREEEEVDGDQEVEGVTKEKDSLEVHNSNLDTYSDDKKTDTKSSVTCQDQELPDNSSSLPTLLVPQDCVLVQPQLMVGQESVDEGLGLECQKEHSIEKRSPLPSIVESSSHRTFTLSPVQLCLPKECTIKQGNLGSITLTTGLQMDESVISCSKDSLSTRHVAKCLSPPFPRKDGKGGASLDEEDDEESEDSDDSDEELRCYNIQEHSEESEEEHGIVPIVITDNGSSGQLRSLLKIPSFLPEPDFTEFDRKKKVVSFYDDVTVYLFDQESPTRELADQDFPEMPPSNGQSTVQQEVEQRACMEPGDRPLLEEKCVGFEWQDDFHLTKLRASFVTSLSPAIVKSENNSLPAPVPIQKPALPVQFSRFSVSPTSLSRFSITQVADSDLKSVGAGNGDPGERV